Proteins encoded together in one Polaribacter reichenbachii window:
- a CDS encoding AAA family ATPase, translating to MHRKIIITGTTCTGKTTLGKKISKEFGIPQIDLDDLHFLPNWVEKENEEFVNDVNSEVAKHQEWIVTGSYQSLLKDSVWQEATLIVWLDYSLSLVLRRYFIRTYKRVFLKEKCCGENYETLGRTFSKESLFLWIFKSYWVRKKRMHHWQNTLFTHKKWLILKNPKEENKLRLMLKH from the coding sequence TTACTGGTACAACTTGTACAGGAAAAACAACGCTAGGTAAAAAAATATCTAAAGAATTTGGTATTCCGCAAATAGATTTAGATGATTTGCATTTTTTACCAAATTGGGTAGAAAAAGAAAATGAAGAATTTGTAAATGATGTAAATTCAGAAGTAGCAAAACATCAAGAATGGATTGTTACAGGTAGTTATCAATCACTTTTAAAAGATTCAGTTTGGCAAGAAGCAACTTTAATAGTTTGGTTAGATTATTCTTTGAGCTTAGTTTTAAGACGCTATTTTATTAGAACTTATAAAAGAGTTTTTTTGAAAGAAAAATGTTGTGGAGAAAATTATGAAACTTTAGGTAGAACCTTTTCTAAAGAAAGTTTATTTCTGTGGATATTTAAAAGTTATTGGGTTAGAAAAAAAAGAATGCATCATTGGCAAAACACTCTTTTTACGCATAAAAAATGGCTGATTTTAAAAAATCCTAAAGAAGAAAATAAGCTAAGATTGATGTTAAAACATTAA
- a CDS encoding threonine aldolase family protein — protein MVIDLISDTVTKPTSEMLAAMMNAKVGDDVFKMDPTVNALEQKAAKMFGMEDALFFPSGTMANQTAIKLHTQPGDLIIADKYAHIYNYESGGVAFNSGVTCKLIDGNRGMFTASQIEEFAAVKPQIYLPFTKMICVENTTNKGGGACWDFSELEKIKQVAQKNNLAYHLDGARLFNAMVAKKQTPKQYGALFDTISICLSKGLGAPIGSLLLGSKKNIAYALRLRKLLGGGMRQVGFLAAAGIYALDNNIERLAEDHKKAKEIATVLETCSYVTKIEPVETNILIFYVDDKIGVDNFIEKMAAKNILLTPMGEGKIRIVTHLDYTDDMHEILLKELKAF, from the coding sequence ATGGTTATAGACTTAATTTCAGATACAGTAACTAAGCCAACATCAGAGATGTTAGCTGCAATGATGAATGCAAAAGTAGGCGATGATGTTTTTAAAATGGATCCTACAGTAAACGCACTAGAGCAAAAAGCTGCAAAAATGTTTGGTATGGAAGATGCTCTTTTTTTTCCATCAGGAACAATGGCAAACCAAACAGCCATAAAATTGCACACGCAACCAGGAGATTTAATTATTGCTGATAAATATGCTCATATCTATAATTATGAGAGTGGAGGAGTAGCATTTAATTCTGGAGTTACGTGTAAGTTAATAGATGGAAACAGGGGTATGTTTACAGCAAGTCAAATTGAAGAATTTGCTGCTGTAAAACCACAAATTTATTTGCCTTTTACCAAAATGATTTGTGTAGAAAACACGACAAATAAAGGTGGTGGAGCTTGTTGGGATTTTTCTGAATTAGAAAAAATTAAACAAGTGGCACAAAAAAACAATTTAGCTTATCATTTAGATGGTGCAAGATTGTTTAATGCTATGGTTGCAAAAAAACAAACTCCAAAACAATATGGAGCCCTTTTTGATACTATTTCTATTTGTTTGTCTAAAGGTTTAGGAGCTCCAATTGGTTCTCTTTTATTGGGGTCTAAAAAAAATATTGCTTATGCTTTAAGACTTCGAAAATTATTAGGAGGCGGTATGAGACAAGTTGGTTTTTTAGCTGCAGCTGGTATTTATGCTCTAGATAATAACATAGAAAGATTAGCAGAAGATCATAAAAAAGCAAAAGAAATTGCTACTGTTTTAGAAACCTGTAGTTATGTTACTAAAATAGAACCTGTAGAAACCAATATTCTAATTTTTTATGTAGATGATAAAATTGGTGTAGATAATTTTATTGAAAAAATGGCAGCAAAAAATATTCTATTAACGCCTATGGGCGAAGGTAAAATTAGAATTGTAACCCATTTAGATTATACAGATGACATGCACGAAATTTTATTAAAAGAGCTAAAAGCTTTTTAA